From the genome of Nitrosomonas sp., one region includes:
- a CDS encoding ribonucleotide-diphosphate reductase subunit beta, translating into MLIFEDEPTQTKKPVNPANPGNLAGPLFNDPLPAGSHYANDGTSEATAVQVDNAANNTGDAPVAGSQQRRVRVEDKKIINCSADVNQLVPFKYKWAWEKYLSACANHWMPQEINMSRDIALWKDPNGLTEDERRIVKRNLGFFVTADSLAANNIVLGTYRHITNPECRQYLLRQAFEEAIHTHAYQYIVESLGLDEGEIFNAYHEIESIRDKDEFLIPFIDTLTDPDFKTGTTETDQQLLKSLIVFACIMEGLFFYVGFAQILALGRQNKMTGSAEQYQYILRDESMHCNFGIDVINQIKMENPHLWTKAFREEILALMRKAVTLEYRYAEDTMPRGVLGLNAPMFKEYLRYIANRRCQQIGLDTLFPDANNPFPWMSEMIDLKKEKNFFETRVIEYQTGGALSWD; encoded by the coding sequence ATGTTGATATTTGAAGACGAGCCAACGCAAACGAAAAAACCCGTAAATCCCGCAAACCCCGGTAATCTTGCCGGTCCCTTGTTCAATGACCCGTTACCTGCCGGCAGTCATTATGCGAATGATGGCACTTCAGAAGCAACGGCTGTTCAAGTGGATAATGCCGCCAACAACACCGGCGATGCGCCTGTCGCGGGCAGTCAGCAACGCCGTGTCAGGGTGGAAGACAAAAAAATCATCAATTGCAGCGCCGATGTCAATCAACTGGTGCCGTTCAAATATAAATGGGCCTGGGAAAAATACCTCTCCGCCTGTGCCAATCACTGGATGCCGCAGGAAATCAACATGAGCCGCGATATCGCGTTGTGGAAAGACCCCAACGGCCTGACCGAGGACGAGCGCCGCATCGTCAAACGCAACCTGGGCTTCTTCGTCACCGCCGATTCTCTCGCAGCCAACAACATTGTGCTCGGCACCTATCGCCATATCACCAACCCGGAATGCCGCCAGTATTTGTTGCGCCAGGCGTTTGAAGAAGCGATTCATACCCATGCGTACCAGTATATTGTCGAATCGCTCGGTCTTGACGAAGGCGAAATTTTCAATGCTTATCATGAAATCGAATCCATCCGCGACAAGGATGAATTCCTGATTCCGTTTATCGATACACTGACCGATCCGGACTTTAAAACCGGCACGACGGAAACCGATCAGCAACTGCTCAAAAGCCTGATCGTGTTTGCATGCATTATGGAGGGCCTATTCTTTTACGTCGGCTTTGCACAGATTCTGGCGCTTGGGCGGCAAAATAAAATGACGGGATCAGCTGAACAATACCAATATATTCTGCGCGACGAATCGATGCACTGCAATTTCGGCATCGATGTTATCAACCAGATCAAAATGGAAAACCCGCACCTCTGGACCAAGGCTTTCCGTGAGGAGATTCTCGCATTGATGCGCAAGGCCGTTACCCTGGAATACCGCTACGCGGAAGACACCATGCCGCGCGGCGTGCTCGGTCTGAATGCGCCGATGTTCAAGGAATACCTGCGCTATATCGCCAACCGCCGTTGCCAGCAAATCGGCCTGGATACCCTGTTCCCGGATGCGAACAATCCGTTCCCGTGGATGTCCGAGATGATCGATCTGAAAAAAGAGAAGAATTTCTTTGAGACGAGGGTGATTGAGTATCAGACCGGAGGCGCACTCTCCTGGGATTGA
- the fumC gene encoding class II fumarate hydratase, producing MNYREERDAMGAVQVPATALWGAQTQRSLENFKISGEQMPPALIQALAQVKRSAATVNHELGLLNAATTAAIIQAADEVIGGQHDDEFPLVIWQTGSGTQTNMNMNEVLANRASELLGGERGMDRKVHPNDDVNKGQSSNDVFPTAMHVAAVQGIHHQLIPAINLLRGTLAGKAEAFSDIVKIGRTHLQDATPLTLGQEFSGYVAQLDHGLKHAEAALPHLYELALGGTAVGTGLNAHPEFAKRVADEIAYLTKLPFVTAPNKFEALASNDALVHAHGALKTLAASMMKIANDIRWLASGPRCGIGELKIPENEPGSSIMPGKVNPTQSEAMTMLCCQVMGNDVAINMGGAMGNFELNVMKPLIIHNFLHSVRLLADGITSFNDHCAVGIEANRERIDHLMHNSLMLVTALNPHIGYDKAAEIAKKAHREATTLKAAAIATGYVSAEQFDAWVVPEKMVGKTD from the coding sequence ATGAACTACCGCGAAGAACGTGACGCCATGGGCGCCGTGCAAGTGCCCGCAACCGCGCTGTGGGGCGCGCAGACGCAGCGCTCGCTGGAGAACTTCAAGATTTCCGGCGAACAGATGCCGCCCGCGCTGATACAGGCACTGGCGCAGGTCAAGCGAAGCGCCGCCACCGTCAACCATGAACTCGGCCTGCTCAACGCGGCGACCACTGCGGCGATTATCCAGGCGGCGGATGAAGTCATCGGCGGCCAGCATGACGACGAATTTCCGCTGGTCATCTGGCAGACCGGTTCGGGCACGCAGACCAACATGAACATGAACGAAGTACTCGCCAACCGCGCATCGGAACTGCTCGGCGGCGAACGCGGCATGGATCGCAAGGTGCATCCCAACGACGATGTCAACAAGGGACAATCGTCCAATGACGTGTTTCCGACGGCGATGCATGTCGCCGCGGTGCAAGGCATCCACCACCAGTTGATACCCGCTATCAACCTGCTGCGCGGCACGCTGGCCGGAAAAGCCGAAGCGTTTTCAGACATCGTCAAAATCGGTCGCACGCATCTGCAGGACGCCACACCGCTCACGCTCGGACAGGAATTTTCCGGCTATGTCGCGCAACTCGATCACGGCCTAAAGCATGCCGAGGCTGCCCTGCCCCATTTGTACGAACTCGCGCTCGGCGGCACCGCCGTCGGCACCGGACTGAACGCGCATCCGGAATTTGCCAAACGTGTCGCCGATGAAATTGCTTACCTGACCAAACTGCCATTCGTCACCGCACCAAACAAGTTTGAAGCGCTGGCCAGCAATGACGCACTCGTCCATGCGCATGGCGCATTGAAAACGCTGGCCGCCTCGATGATGAAAATCGCCAACGACATCCGCTGGCTCGCATCGGGCCCGCGTTGCGGCATCGGCGAACTGAAAATCCCCGAAAACGAACCCGGCAGCTCGATCATGCCCGGCAAAGTCAACCCGACCCAGTCGGAAGCCATGACCATGCTGTGCTGCCAGGTCATGGGCAACGACGTTGCGATCAACATGGGCGGTGCGATGGGCAATTTCGAACTCAACGTAATGAAACCGCTGATCATCCATAACTTCCTGCACAGCGTGCGCCTGCTCGCTGACGGCATCACCAGTTTCAACGACCATTGCGCCGTCGGCATCGAAGCCAATCGTGAGCGCATCGACCATTTAATGCATAACTCGCTGATGCTCGTCACCGCACTGAATCCGCATATCGGCTACGACAAGGCCGCTGAAATCGCCAAAAAAGCGCACCGCGAAGCAACAACGCTTAAAGCCGCCGCGATTGCCACCGGTTACGTCAGCGCCGAGCAGTTCGATGCCTGGGTCGTCCCTGAAAAAATGGTCGGAAAAACGGATTAG
- a CDS encoding TIR domain-containing protein — MTRKTMPKVFISYSTKDAVFADLAMMKLDAQGISVWLDAGNLRGGEEWRSSIDRGISQSDAMIVILTPASCMSSYVTYEWGFALGKKKKVIPILHQDCEVHPRLEAIQYLDFRDHRNGQWDALASEIRDAEIRNSEESHEQQVGQMSADDLKEIIASAVALASAKAKSDGQPSEPEDFSRAAESVVGAVTRSSHRHSARQPYTILWVDDRPNNNVLERQAFEALGIEFTLALSTHEALEVLKRKKFSAIISDMGRKEGPREGYVLLEALREKDRETPFFIYAGSNAPEHKREADKRGAQGTTNNPHELFELVTRHLE; from the coding sequence ATGACAAGAAAGACGATGCCCAAAGTATTTATTAGCTATTCCACAAAAGACGCTGTTTTTGCTGATCTCGCAATGATGAAGCTGGATGCACAAGGCATTTCCGTGTGGCTTGATGCCGGCAATCTCAGAGGTGGTGAAGAATGGCGCAGTTCCATAGATAGAGGCATTTCTCAATCCGATGCAATGATCGTAATTTTGACCCCGGCCTCATGCATGTCTTCGTACGTCACCTACGAATGGGGATTTGCTCTGGGTAAGAAAAAGAAGGTTATACCCATTCTCCATCAAGACTGTGAAGTCCATCCTCGCCTTGAGGCGATACAATATCTCGACTTTAGAGATCATCGCAATGGACAGTGGGATGCACTGGCTAGCGAGATCAGGGACGCGGAAATTCGGAACTCAGAAGAATCTCACGAACAGCAAGTTGGACAGATGAGTGCAGATGATCTTAAGGAGATAATCGCGAGTGCAGTAGCACTGGCCTCTGCCAAGGCAAAATCAGACGGCCAACCAAGTGAACCCGAGGACTTTTCACGGGCCGCGGAGAGCGTTGTAGGCGCTGTCACCCGATCAAGTCACCGGCACTCAGCACGCCAACCGTATACTATTCTCTGGGTAGATGATCGTCCAAACAACAATGTCTTAGAACGACAAGCTTTTGAGGCACTCGGTATCGAGTTTACATTGGCACTCTCTACGCATGAGGCGCTAGAAGTTCTTAAGCGCAAAAAGTTTTCCGCCATTATCTCGGACATGGGACGAAAAGAGGGGCCACGGGAAGGCTATGTTCTGCTTGAAGCCTTGAGAGAAAAAGATAGAGAAACCCCATTTTTTATCTACGCAGGTTCAAATGCCCCTGAGCACAAGCGAGAAGCTGACAAAAGGGGGGCTCAGGGAACGACCAACAATCCGCATGAACTTTTTGAATTAGTAACGCGACATCTCGAATAA
- a CDS encoding type II toxin-antitoxin system RelE/ParE family toxin: MARYRILAETDADIDKIYVDGIERWGLAQAKNYLIGLHERLEFLADNPNSGFNSDALSPGLQRFRYGRHVIFFTNTNDKILIVRVLGEKMDFERHL; this comes from the coding sequence ATGGCACGTTACCGGATACTGGCCGAGACTGATGCCGACATTGATAAAATCTATGTTGACGGGATAGAGAGATGGGGACTGGCACAGGCCAAAAACTACTTAATTGGCCTGCACGAACGTTTAGAGTTTTTGGCCGATAACCCAAACTCCGGTTTCAATTCAGATGCGCTCTCACCCGGCTTGCAACGATTCCGTTATGGCCGTCATGTCATATTCTTTACCAATACAAACGATAAAATTTTAATTGTTCGTGTACTGGGAGAAAAAATGGATTTCGAACGCCATTTATAA
- a CDS encoding DUF393 domain-containing protein, which translates to MNDKPRMKVYYNSACPICKAGIEGQMDKHSVCEIQWNDVHKNNAAVSEVNSDLEFVRERLHLVDENGNLQVGFDAFLAIWRHSPTETWKSRLFGFPVIKQLCRIAYNLFAAALYKWNKAKKHW; encoded by the coding sequence ATGAATGACAAACCCAGAATGAAGGTTTATTACAATTCCGCCTGTCCAATCTGTAAAGCAGGGATAGAAGGACAGATGGACAAACATAGCGTCTGTGAAATTCAATGGAATGACGTTCACAAAAACAATGCGGCGGTTTCAGAGGTGAATTCCGATCTTGAGTTTGTGCGAGAGCGCCTTCATCTCGTCGATGAGAATGGCAATCTTCAGGTTGGGTTTGATGCTTTCCTGGCTATCTGGCGTCACTCGCCCACAGAGACATGGAAGTCCAGGCTGTTTGGTTTTCCAGTCATCAAGCAATTATGCAGAATTGCGTACAACCTTTTTGCCGCCGCGCTTTATAAATGGAATAAAGCAAAGAAACATTGGTAG
- a CDS encoding SGNH/GDSL hydrolase family protein, producing the protein MRTLGVVKRLFLTVMLIAWCFSFPVSAFAQNMPIERIVTFGTSLSDPGNAFVVLSDPESFGFNAGCNPGVPVNTPPYDALDVLIIPDSAYAKGGHHLSNGATWVEQLARNKGLGGNALPALRDEGVPASNYAIGGARSVDFDCRFNLDDQLNRYLNDFPQTSDATLFILELGGNDIRDALVRLAAGEDIGAIIAAAIIPALSSIGDTVVQLYGHGARQFMLVNVPSVGETPALKILESRFPGAIFAANSLNSVFNAGLIELQNSFQGLPGIEVRMLDLDTLLKGAIADPSPFGIINTDDACVTPNIPPFQCRNPDTYLFWDGIHPTKAVHGFIAIEAAEVLSMPTP; encoded by the coding sequence ATGCGAACGCTCGGGGTTGTAAAGCGTCTTTTTTTAACGGTTATGCTGATTGCATGGTGTTTTTCTTTTCCGGTTTCCGCGTTTGCACAAAACATGCCGATTGAAAGAATCGTTACGTTCGGTACAAGTTTAAGTGATCCTGGGAATGCATTTGTTGTGCTTTCAGATCCTGAATCTTTTGGTTTTAATGCAGGCTGCAATCCCGGAGTGCCGGTGAACACGCCGCCATACGATGCTCTCGATGTGCTGATCATACCGGATAGTGCCTATGCAAAAGGGGGCCATCATCTGTCAAACGGCGCTACCTGGGTAGAGCAACTGGCGCGCAATAAAGGTCTGGGCGGCAATGCGCTTCCCGCTCTGCGCGATGAGGGTGTTCCTGCCAGCAATTATGCAATTGGCGGCGCCCGGTCTGTGGATTTTGATTGTCGGTTTAATTTGGATGATCAATTGAATCGGTATCTTAACGATTTTCCACAGACCTCTGATGCCACATTATTCATTTTGGAACTGGGTGGAAACGATATCAGGGATGCCTTGGTAAGATTGGCCGCAGGTGAAGATATCGGAGCAATTATCGCGGCTGCAATCATTCCGGCGCTATCCAGTATTGGAGATACTGTTGTGCAACTTTATGGGCATGGCGCAAGGCAGTTTATGCTTGTCAATGTTCCGTCTGTTGGTGAAACGCCGGCATTGAAAATTCTGGAATCCCGGTTTCCCGGTGCAATTTTTGCGGCAAATAGTTTGAACAGCGTTTTCAATGCGGGTTTGATAGAGCTGCAAAACAGTTTCCAGGGCTTGCCTGGGATTGAAGTACGGATGCTGGATCTTGACACCTTGCTCAAGGGCGCTATTGCAGATCCTTCACCGTTTGGAATTATCAATACCGACGATGCCTGCGTAACACCGAATATTCCACCTTTCCAATGCAGGAATCCGGATACTTATTTGTTCTGGGATGGCATACATCCGACGAAAGCCGTTCACGGTTTTATTGCCATTGAAGCGGCGGAGGTTTTATCGATGCCGACGCCATAA
- a CDS encoding NAD(P)/FAD-dependent oxidoreductase, which translates to MKNFNRRAFIKLMGISAATIATPSLLKAANGGVSPRVVIVGSGFAGSTIAKYLRLWSINAIDVTVVDPKNAHVSCVMSNLVLNGQLQMSDITFEHSLLNQKYGVEFITSSVIDISSNVDGKIVSLADGSILHCDFVVLAPGIAFDDIPGLDHDKAPHAWIAGPQTELLRNQLNEIPAGGTFVMTVPKAPYRCPPGPYERACVVADIMKRKGGGKVIVLDLNPKIIVEEHMFSTAFAEIYGDIVEYIPNVTIDAVDSENLMIQTNMGTFNADVLNVIPTHRAGKIISDLGLNTVSGRWADVNPISYEVNNHPGIFVIGDSSGTNQPKSGHMANSQAKVCADAIIRLIANEPIDSTERLSNITTNSACYSPITFNTATWLTAGFAYDLTEKRMKAIPASLGEAEKHSKDHYEDMFSWSQNLFENTFR; encoded by the coding sequence ATGAAAAATTTTAATCGCCGCGCTTTTATCAAATTGATGGGTATTTCTGCAGCCACTATTGCAACGCCTTCCTTATTAAAAGCAGCAAATGGTGGCGTATCGCCACGTGTTGTAATTGTAGGCAGTGGATTTGCCGGCTCGACAATCGCAAAATATCTGCGTTTATGGAGTATCAATGCGATTGATGTCACTGTGGTTGATCCAAAAAATGCTCATGTTTCATGTGTTATGAGCAATTTGGTTTTAAATGGACAACTTCAAATGTCTGATATTACATTTGAGCATTCCTTATTGAATCAAAAATATGGTGTCGAATTCATAACCAGTTCGGTTATTGACATTTCCAGTAACGTTGATGGAAAGATTGTTTCATTGGCAGATGGCAGTATACTGCATTGCGATTTTGTTGTATTGGCCCCCGGCATTGCGTTCGATGACATTCCCGGCCTGGACCATGATAAAGCACCACATGCCTGGATAGCCGGCCCTCAAACCGAATTATTAAGAAATCAATTAAACGAAATTCCGGCTGGAGGAACTTTCGTAATGACAGTGCCTAAAGCGCCTTACCGTTGCCCGCCTGGCCCCTATGAAAGAGCCTGCGTAGTGGCAGATATCATGAAGCGCAAGGGCGGTGGAAAAGTCATTGTCCTTGACTTAAACCCCAAAATCATTGTCGAAGAACATATGTTCTCAACTGCTTTTGCTGAAATATATGGTGACATTGTTGAATATATACCCAATGTAACCATTGATGCAGTTGATTCTGAAAATTTAATGATTCAGACAAATATGGGTACCTTTAATGCAGATGTGTTAAATGTGATTCCTACACATCGGGCCGGAAAAATAATTTCTGACTTGGGCCTTAATACGGTTTCTGGGCGATGGGCTGATGTTAATCCGATCAGCTACGAAGTTAATAATCACCCGGGGATCTTTGTAATTGGGGATTCGAGTGGTACGAATCAACCTAAATCAGGGCATATGGCAAATTCACAGGCAAAGGTTTGTGCTGATGCCATTATACGCCTAATCGCCAACGAACCCATTGATAGCACTGAAAGATTATCCAACATAACGACCAACTCTGCGTGTTACAGCCCGATTACTTTCAATACCGCAACATGGTTAACTGCCGGTTTTGCCTATGATCTGACTGAAAAAAGAATGAAAGCAATTCCGGCATCGTTAGGTGAAGCGGAAAAGCACAGCAAAGATCATTATGAGGATATGTTTAGCTGGTCGCAAAATTTGTTTGAAAACACTTTTAGATAG
- a CDS encoding ABC transporter ATP-binding protein produces MDTPLLQLTHIRQSYGEQQVLNDLSLTLNKGEIGCLLGPSGCGKTTALRCIAGFESISGGEILVNGRSISNAKTSLPPEKRQIGMVFQDYALFPHLNVAANIGFGLHRLPRTERMERVEEWLQIVQLEDTAKKYPHELSGGQQQRVALARALAPRPALLLLDEPFSNLDVSLRERLSLEVHDILKNQNITAILVTHDQSEAFAIADKIGVMFNGDIHQWDTAYNLYHQPFDRLVADFIGQGMFLPGKIVHTGQIEIELGVLKGDVPSDCTAGNTVDVLMRPDDIVHDDASPQQATVIQKAFRGAEILYTLQLASGSKVLSLVPSHHNHELGEKIGIKVIADHIVAFKQKTG; encoded by the coding sequence ATGGATACTCCGTTACTGCAACTCACTCATATCCGGCAAAGTTACGGCGAACAACAGGTGCTCAACGACCTTTCGCTGACCTTGAATAAAGGCGAGATCGGTTGCCTGCTGGGGCCGAGCGGTTGCGGAAAAACCACAGCATTGCGGTGCATCGCCGGATTCGAGTCGATTTCCGGCGGCGAGATTCTGGTCAATGGTCGCAGCATCAGCAATGCAAAAACATCGTTGCCGCCTGAAAAAAGACAGATCGGCATGGTCTTCCAGGATTATGCATTATTTCCACACCTCAATGTCGCGGCCAACATCGGTTTCGGTCTGCATCGGCTGCCCCGGACAGAGCGTATGGAACGTGTTGAAGAATGGCTGCAAATTGTACAGCTTGAAGATACCGCCAAAAAATATCCGCACGAACTGTCCGGCGGACAGCAACAACGCGTCGCATTGGCGCGTGCCCTGGCGCCGCGCCCTGCGCTGCTTTTGCTCGATGAGCCGTTTTCCAATCTGGATGTCAGTCTGCGCGAGCGTTTAAGTCTGGAGGTGCATGATATCCTCAAAAATCAGAATATCACCGCAATTCTTGTAACCCATGACCAGTCTGAAGCATTCGCGATCGCCGACAAGATCGGCGTGATGTTCAACGGCGATATTCACCAATGGGACACGGCCTACAATCTTTATCATCAGCCATTCGACCGACTCGTCGCCGATTTTATCGGCCAGGGCATGTTTCTGCCCGGCAAGATTGTCCACACCGGGCAAATTGAAATTGAACTTGGTGTTCTGAAGGGCGATGTTCCATCGGATTGTACCGCCGGCAATACCGTTGACGTCCTGATGCGGCCGGATGATATCGTGCATGACGATGCCAGTCCGCAGCAAGCCACTGTCATACAAAAAGCGTTCCGGGGCGCCGAAATTTTATATACCCTGCAACTGGCAAGCGGCAGCAAAGTGCTCTCGCTGGTCCCGAGCCACCACAATCATGAACTGGGCGAGAAAATCGGCATCAAAGTCATTGCCGATCATATTGTCGCTTTCAAGCAAAAAACCGGTTAA
- a CDS encoding serine acetyltransferase has product MTNTKNARDIQVRSTHLEIDDIVSKLRVLRVASLESRKRHDRPPKLPSRKILSQVAEGLSAALFPNRLGSSELSDEGIDHYVGHTLNVTLRDLMVQIQHELHYNSGLETLSPEDREKSIAITQAFARRLPEIRVLLDSDVIAAYEGDPAARNVDEVLVCYPGIRAITHYRLAHELHNLGVPLIARMISELAHSATGIEIHPGAQIGGSFFIDHGTGVVIGETAIIGRNVRLYQAVTLGAKRFPVDENGTLVKGNLRHPIVEDDVVIYAGATILGRITIGRGSTIGGNVWLTHSVPPGSNISQAQVPGKDIV; this is encoded by the coding sequence GTGACCAATACCAAGAATGCGCGGGATATCCAGGTTAGAAGCACCCATCTGGAAATTGATGATATTGTTTCAAAATTAAGGGTTTTGCGTGTAGCATCGCTGGAAAGCCGCAAGCGGCATGACAGGCCGCCAAAACTGCCATCACGGAAAATACTATCGCAGGTCGCAGAAGGACTCAGTGCGGCCTTGTTTCCAAATCGGCTGGGATCATCCGAACTCTCGGACGAAGGAATTGACCATTATGTTGGCCATACGCTTAATGTGACATTGCGCGATTTGATGGTGCAAATCCAGCACGAATTGCATTATAATTCGGGTCTGGAAACGCTCAGCCCGGAAGACCGGGAAAAATCGATCGCAATCACGCAGGCATTTGCCAGGCGCTTGCCTGAAATCCGGGTGTTGCTTGACAGCGATGTTATTGCAGCCTATGAGGGCGATCCGGCTGCACGCAACGTTGACGAAGTACTGGTGTGCTATCCGGGCATTAGGGCGATTACCCATTACCGGTTGGCGCACGAATTGCATAATCTGGGTGTGCCATTGATTGCGCGCATGATTTCAGAACTCGCGCATTCGGCAACAGGCATTGAAATTCATCCGGGCGCCCAGATTGGCGGCAGCTTTTTTATCGATCATGGCACCGGTGTCGTTATCGGTGAAACGGCGATTATCGGCCGGAATGTGCGTTTGTATCAGGCGGTCACACTGGGCGCCAAACGTTTTCCGGTGGATGAGAACGGTACGCTGGTCAAAGGTAATTTGCGTCATCCGATTGTGGAAGACGATGTCGTGATTTATGCCGGCGCGACGATACTGGGACGCATCACCATTGGCCGCGGTTCGACGATAGGCGGTAATGTCTGGTTGACGCACAGCGTTCCGCCAGGCAGCAATATATCGCAGGCACAGGTGCCGGGAAAAGACATTGTATGA
- a CDS encoding zinc-dependent peptidase, translating to MSWHLNRWKRNRILQNEAVPVNIWQKMINMRCMSGMNPDELRRLHELVLLFLHAKVINGAHETEITDEMRVTIAIQACILILNLDLDYYDDWIEIIVYPGDFVLDYDYADEIGVIHHARKIASGEAWLAGPVILSWQQIAHSDILHPHNVIIHEFAHKLDMLHEGANGCPPLHANMSAHTWHIVFSQAYEIFCHQVETGADLLIDSYAAENPAEFFAVLSEVFFESPIIVKQHYSAIYEQLALFYRQDPAARWTDRYIATPTT from the coding sequence ATGTCATGGCATTTAAATCGCTGGAAACGCAACCGGATACTTCAAAATGAAGCAGTTCCGGTTAATATCTGGCAAAAAATGATCAACATGCGCTGCATGAGCGGCATGAATCCGGATGAACTCCGCCGGTTACATGAACTTGTGCTGCTGTTTCTACACGCCAAAGTAATTAATGGCGCACACGAAACAGAAATCACGGATGAAATGCGCGTTACAATCGCGATACAAGCCTGTATTCTGATTTTGAATCTTGATCTGGATTATTATGATGACTGGATTGAAATCATTGTTTATCCGGGTGATTTTGTTCTCGATTACGATTACGCGGATGAAATTGGTGTTATACATCACGCCCGCAAAATCGCATCCGGAGAAGCATGGCTGGCAGGCCCGGTTATTCTTTCATGGCAACAAATTGCACATTCAGACATTCTGCATCCGCATAATGTCATCATCCATGAATTTGCGCACAAACTGGATATGCTGCATGAAGGCGCAAACGGCTGCCCGCCCTTGCATGCCAACATGAGTGCGCATACCTGGCATATTGTCTTCAGTCAGGCATATGAGATATTCTGCCATCAGGTGGAAACCGGAGCCGATCTTTTGATAGATTCCTATGCGGCCGAAAACCCCGCTGAATTTTTTGCCGTACTAAGCGAGGTATTTTTCGAGTCCCCGATAATTGTCAAACAGCATTACTCGGCCATTTATGAACAGCTCGCACTGTTTTACCGTCAGGATCCGGCTGCACGGTGGACAGATCGATACATTGCAACACCAACAACCTGA